A region from the Hirundo rustica isolate bHirRus1 chromosome 20, bHirRus1.pri.v3, whole genome shotgun sequence genome encodes:
- the LOC120761784 gene encoding lipocalin-like isoform X2, with translation MQPTLLSILGLALLGTLHAQDNIPVQTDFQQDKLTGKWYSIGLASNSNWFKEKKHLMKMCTTIISSTAEGNLEVTSTYPKGDQCVTRNSLYIKTEQPGRFSYTSPRWGSKHNIHVVDTNYEEYALVATQISKSTGSSTMVLLYSRTKELSPERLEMFTQFSREQGLTDDEILILPKTDKCMADTA, from the exons ATGCAGCCCACATTGCTCAGCATCCTGGGGCTGGCCTTGCTCGGGACGCTGCACGCCCAGGACAACATTCCTGTCCAAACTGACTTCCAGCAGGACAAG CTCACAGGGAAATGGTACAGCATCGGCCTGGCCTCCAACTCTAACTGGTTCAAGGAGAAGAAGCACCTGATGAAGATGTGCACCACCATCATCTCCAGCACCGCAGAGGGGAACCTGGAAGTTACCTCCACCTACCCCAA GGGTGACCAGTGTGTGACGAGGAACAGTCTTTACATCAAGACAGAGCAGCCAGGGCGGTTCAGCTACACCAGCCCAC GCTGGGGCAGCAAGCACAACATCCATGTGGTGGACACCAACTACGAGGAGTACGCTTTGGTGGCCACCCAGATCTCCAAGAGCACTGGTTCCTCCACCATGGTCCTGCTTTACA GCCGGACAAAGGAGCTGAGTCCTGAGCGCCTGGAGATGTTCACCCAGTTCTCCAGGGAGCAGGGCCTAACAGATGACGAGATCCTCATCCTGCCCAAAACGG ACAAATGCATGGCAGATACTGCTTAG
- the FBXW5 gene encoding F-box/WD repeat-containing protein 5: MDAGCPRLPDTVLFEIFLYLDHADVLSVGLVCQQWRAVARDEFLWKELFYRYYRVSRDVPRHPGAVSWYDEFQRLYDTIPCVEVQALKEHNDQVLHLSFSHSGCLFASCSKDCTVKIWSNELDISLQHSSNMRPYNWSYTQFSQFNSDDSLLLVSGVFVGPHNSSSGEIAVISMENFTLLSRVRNKPYDVFGCWLNETNLISGNLHRIGRITSCSVLWLNNAFQGIESENVNVVKRLFKIQNLNASTIRTVMVADCSRYDSPDLLLDYEEQLAASSTCPVFDLGSDSEEEEAKPKLPPEPAVQELPDAGGVPAEHGLQQLFDDIMEGRMRPAMTETELETKVAELFVRNRTKPPEPNLLPTDSNSKTKYLIFTTGCLTYSPHQIGIKRILPHQMTTAGPVLGEERRSDEFFDSLDHVIDIHGHIIGMGLSPDHRYLYVNSRAWPRDCVISDPMQPPPIAEEIDLHVFDLKTMKEVKRALRAHRAYTPNEECFFIFLDVSRDFVASGAEDRHGYIWDRHYNICLAKLQHDNVVNSVAFSPVEQELLLTASDDTTIKVWRSPRAVRIRQARRPRPRKLLFSWLMNQKS, encoded by the exons ATGGACGCGGGTTGCCCCCGGCTCCCAGACACCGTCCTGTTCGAGATCTTTCTGTATTTGGACCACGCCGACGTGCTCTCGGTGGGGCTCGTCTGCCAGCAGTGGCGCGCCGTGGCCCGCGACGAATTCCTGTGGAAGGAGCTTTTCTACCGCTACTACCGCGTGTCCCGGGATGTGCCGCGGCACCCAG gtgctgtCTCCTGGTATGATGAGTTCCAGAGGCTCTACGACACCATCCCTTGTGTGGAGGTGCAGGCCCTGAAGGAGCATAATGACCAAGTTTTGCACCTGAGCTTCTCCCACTCTGGCTGCTTGTTTGCATCATGCTCCAAAGACTGCACGGTCAAG ATCTGGAGCAATGAGCTGGAcatctccctgcagcacagctccaacATGAGGCCATACAACTGGAGCTACacccagttctcccagttcaATTCTGATGACTCCCTCCTGCTGGTATCTGGTGTCTTTGTGGGGCCTCATAACTCCTCCTCAGGGGAGATTGCTGTGATCAGCATGG AGAACTTCACGCTGCTTTCCAGGGTGAGGAATAAGCCCTATGATGTGTTTGGGTGCTGGCTGAATGAAACCAACTTGATATCAGGCAATCTGCATCGGATTGGGCGCATAACctcctgctcagtgctgtggctgAACAATGCTTTCCAG GGCATTGAGTCTGAGAATGTGAATGTAGTGAAGAGACTGTTCAAAATCCAGAACCTGAATGCTAGCACCATCCGGACTGTGATGGTGGCTGACTGCAGCCGGTATGATTCCCCCGATCTGCTTCTGGACTACGAGGAGCAGCTGGCTGCTTCCTCCACTTGCCCAGTCTTTGATCTCggcagtgacagtgaggaagaagaggCCAAGCCCAAGCTGCCTCCGGAGCCAGCCGTACAGGAATTGCCGGATGCCGGGGGTGTGCCGGCAGAGCacgggctgcagcagctctttgatGATATCATGGAGGGCCGCATGAGGCCTGCCATGACTGAGACAGAGCTGGAGACAAAGGTGGCTGAGCTGTTTGTGCGCAACAGAACTAAACCGCCCGAGCCAAACCTGCTTCCCACGGACAGCAACAGCAAGACAAAGTACTTGATCTTCACCACAGGATGCCTCACCTACTCTCCGCACCAGATAG GGATTAAAAGGATCCTGCCCCATCAGATGACAACTGCAGGGCCGGTGCTGGGGGAGGAACGGCGCTCAGATGAGTTCTTTGACTCCCTGGATCATGTCATCGACATCCACGGGCACATCATCGGCATGGGCCTCTCCCCTGACCACCG GTACCTGTACGTGAACAGCCGGGCCTGGCCACGGGACTGCGTCATCTCGGATCCAATGCAGCCACCTCCCATCGCTGAGGAGATTGACCTGCACGTGTTCGATCTGAAGACCATGAAGGAGGTGAAGCGAGCGCTGCGTGCACACCGGGCCTACACACCCAACGAGGAGTGCTTCTTCATCTTCTTGGACGTCAGCAGGGACTTCGTAGCAAG TGGGGCAGAGGATCGACACGGCTACATCTGGGACCGACACTACAACATCTGCTTGGCCAAGCTGCAGCATGACAATGTGGTGAACTCGGTGGCATTCAGCcctgtggagcaggagctgctgctgacagccagTGATGACACCACCATCAAGGTGTGGCGGTCGCCACGGGCTGTGCGCATCCGGCAGGCCAGGAGGCCCCGGCCCAGGAAACTGCTCTTCTCCTGGCTCATGAACCAGAAAAGCTGA
- the LCNL1 gene encoding lipocalin-like 1 protein gives MRTMELSLGLVLLCLLRVQAGDTATGELDESKIAGTWYITAMASDSEAYLQKKDQLKMAMANIEVLGDGDLKVSFAIPTPERCMKFESIYKPTGRPNEYCSTDRGNKTVQLVDTDGSSYMIVFATREKDKKTLHMLRLYSRSQWVRPEIESLFKRLAEKKGFTKETIWMLPRQEECRLDKPQKAQTGLWMLLPTSARPML, from the exons ATGAGGACCATGGAGCTGAGCCTGGGCTTggtcctgctgtgcctgctgcgtgtgcaggctggggacacggcAACTGGGGAGCTGGACGAGAGCAAG ATTGCAGGGACATGGTACATCACTGCTATGGCCTCTGACTCCGAGGCCTACCTCCAAAAAAAGGACCAACTGAAGATGGCAATGGCCAACATTGAGGTCCTGGGGGATGGTGACCTGAAGGTTTCCTTTGCAATTCCCAC CCCTGAGAGATGTATGAAGTTTGAATCGATCTACAAGCCAACAGGCAGGCCGAATGAATACTGCAGCACTG ACAGGGGCAATAAGACAGTGCAGCTGGTGGATACCGACGGCAGCTCCTACATGATTGTCTTTGCCACCAGAGAGAAGGATAAGAAGACCCTGCACATGCTGAGACTTTACA GCAGAAGCCAGTGGGTGAGACCCGAAATCGAGTCGCTGTTCAAGAGACTTGCCGAGAAGAAAGGCTTCACCAAAGAGACGATCTGGATGTTACCCAGGCAGG AGGAATGCAGACTTGACAAACCGCAG AAAGCGCAGACTGGCTTGTGGATGCTCCTGCCAACCAGTGCGAGACCCATGCTCTGA
- the LOC120761783 gene encoding lipocalin-15-like isoform X1: MMSPSVWHFLREHGPGAAPVLLAWGRTGCSACRKVAGPHVCLAGLHRGWQVCHHLLAGFYSSYRFLQRCHAPRSGEQTPTDGGRSLKRVTGPHRQLQAHCRFQIFALGCQISHGGMQVPQQVPTTFPNSTGDVLWQFAGVWHVTAIASNCSIFLKMKDGMKSSMAIISFMPEGDLAMKLVWPLMDKCQTFELLFQQSEQAGHYMGAQEKRDLRVMETDYSYYAVLHEAHHSEGEPSTALQLLTREQDVSPQLLQKFMELISTMGLTEDMLAILPKSDQCTRDIS; the protein is encoded by the exons ATGATGTCCCCAAGTGTGTGGCACTTCCTCAGGGAACATGGGCCAGGTGCTGCACCTGTACTCTTAGCATGGGGCAGGACAGGGTGTTCTGCATGCAGGAAGGTGGCAGGTCCCCATGTCTGCCTGGCTGGTTTGCACAGAGGGTGGCAGGTCTGCCACCACCTGCTGGCAGGTTTCTACAGTTCCTATAGGTTTCTACAGAGGTGTCATGCTCCCCGTAGTGGAGAGCAGACCCCCACAGATGGTGGCAGGTCCCTGAAGAGGGTGACAGGTCCCCACAGACAATTGCAGGCCCACTGCAGGTTCCAGATTTTTGCACTGGGCTGTCAGATCTCCCATGGAGGAATGCAGGTCCCCCAGCAGGTCCCCACAACTTTTCCAAATTCCACTGGTGATGTCCTGTGGCAGTTTGCAGGGGTGTGGCATGTCACAGCCATCGCTTCCAACTGCTCCATCTTCCTGAAGATGAAGGATGGAATGAAATCATCCATGGCCATCATCAGCTTCATGCCAGAAGGGGACCTGGCCATGAAGTTGGTCTGGCCCCT GATGGACAAATGCCAAACGTTTGAGCTGCTCTTCCAGCAGAGTGAGCAGGCGGGGCACTACATGG GAGCACAAGAGAAGAGGGATCTGCGTGTGATGGAGACAGACTACAGTTACTACGCTGTCCTGCACGAGGCCCATCACAGCGAGGGAGAGCCCAGCACGGcgctgcagctcctca CAAGGGAGCAGGACGTGAGCCCCCAGCTCTTGCAGAAGTTCATGGAGCTCATCTCCACCATGGGCCTGACTGAGGACATGCTGGCCATCCTGCCCAAGTCAG ATCAATGTACCAGGGACATCAG ctga
- the LOC120761784 gene encoding lipocalin-like isoform X1, with product MQPTLLSILGLALLGTLHAQDNIPVQTDFQQDKLTGKWYSIGLASNSNWFKEKKHLMKMCTTIISSTAEGNLEVTSTYPKGDQCVTRNSLYIKTEQPGRFSYTSPRECPASMGQPWTRSQPCCPFSCLGADLELRAELCLLSPAGWGSKHNIHVVDTNYEEYALVATQISKSTGSSTMVLLYSRTKELSPERLEMFTQFSREQGLTDDEILILPKTDKCMADTA from the exons ATGCAGCCCACATTGCTCAGCATCCTGGGGCTGGCCTTGCTCGGGACGCTGCACGCCCAGGACAACATTCCTGTCCAAACTGACTTCCAGCAGGACAAG CTCACAGGGAAATGGTACAGCATCGGCCTGGCCTCCAACTCTAACTGGTTCAAGGAGAAGAAGCACCTGATGAAGATGTGCACCACCATCATCTCCAGCACCGCAGAGGGGAACCTGGAAGTTACCTCCACCTACCCCAA GGGTGACCAGTGTGTGACGAGGAACAGTCTTTACATCAAGACAGAGCAGCCAGGGCGGTTCAGCTACACCAGCCCACGTGAGTGCCCAGCTTccatggggcagccctggacacgctcacagccctgctgtcccttctcctgccttggGGCTGATTTagagctcagggctgagctgtgcctcTTGTCCCCCGCAGGCTGGGGCAGCAAGCACAACATCCATGTGGTGGACACCAACTACGAGGAGTACGCTTTGGTGGCCACCCAGATCTCCAAGAGCACTGGTTCCTCCACCATGGTCCTGCTTTACA GCCGGACAAAGGAGCTGAGTCCTGAGCGCCTGGAGATGTTCACCCAGTTCTCCAGGGAGCAGGGCCTAACAGATGACGAGATCCTCATCCTGCCCAAAACGG ACAAATGCATGGCAGATACTGCTTAG
- the C8G gene encoding complement component C8 gamma chain isoform X2 — translation MAALHTLLLLGLLLTARGQRAAHRRRPPPPQNALEKVAAQEGLSLHQLSGKWFLVGMASRCSYLAEHSHQLEATMMTVTILDGESLVISTFRKLDRMCWEIRQHYLPAQATGRFLLKGHRKSSKVDVVVGEADPSSFVILYYQKGRNVSVKLYGRTSLVSDAVVDKFERHIRAVGLSEDVTYYFPTYGFCDSADEFHVLDGELMCWVPPCARFGPALGTGWVVGWAHWARSTLHHGCVVLPQECG, via the exons ATGGCGGCCCTGCACACCCTCCTGCTCCTTGGGCTGCTCCTTACGGCGCGGGGGCAGAGGGCGGCGCACAGACGGcggccgccccctccccagaATGCGCTGGAGAAGGTGGCGGCTCAGGAGGGGCTCAGCCTCCACCAG CTCTCAGGGAAGTGGTTCCTGGTGGGTATGGCCTCCCGCTGCAGCTAcctggcagagcacagccacCAGCTGGAGGCCACAATGATGACAGTGACCATCCTGGATGGGGAGAGCCTGGTCATCAGCACCTTCAGGAAGCT GGACAGGATGTGCTGGGAAATCAGGCAGCACTACCTTCCTGCCCAGGCCACTGGACGCTTCCTGCTGAAGG GCCATAGGAAAAGCAGCAAGGTAGATGTGGTGGTGGGTGAGGCTGACCCCAGCAGCTTTGTCATCCTCTACTACCAGAAGGGCCGCAACGTCTCTGTTAAGCTCTATG GACGGACCAGCCTAGTCAGTGACGCTGTCGTGGACAAGTTCGAGCGGCACATCAGGGCTGTGGGTCTGAGTGAGGATGTGACCTACTACTTCCCTACCTACG GGTTTTGTGACTCTGCCGATGAGTTTCACGTCCTCGATGGTGAGTTGATGTGCTGGGTGCCCCCATGTGCCAGGTTTGGTCCCGCACTGGGCACCGGTTGGGTGGTGGGCTGGGCACACTGGGCCAGATCCACGCTGCACCATGGCTgtgtggtcctgccccaggaGTGTGGGTAG
- the C8G gene encoding complement component C8 gamma chain isoform X1 — protein MAALHTLLLLGLLLTARGQRAAHRRRPPPPQNALEKVAAQEGLSLHQLSGKWFLVGMASRCSYLAEHSHQLEATMMTVTILDGESLVISTFRKLDRMCWEIRQHYLPAQATGRFLLKGHRKSSKVDVVVGEADPSSFVILYYQKGRNVSVKLYGRTSLVSDAVVDKFERHIRAVGLSEDVTYYFPTYGFCDSADEFHVLDETKL, from the exons ATGGCGGCCCTGCACACCCTCCTGCTCCTTGGGCTGCTCCTTACGGCGCGGGGGCAGAGGGCGGCGCACAGACGGcggccgccccctccccagaATGCGCTGGAGAAGGTGGCGGCTCAGGAGGGGCTCAGCCTCCACCAG CTCTCAGGGAAGTGGTTCCTGGTGGGTATGGCCTCCCGCTGCAGCTAcctggcagagcacagccacCAGCTGGAGGCCACAATGATGACAGTGACCATCCTGGATGGGGAGAGCCTGGTCATCAGCACCTTCAGGAAGCT GGACAGGATGTGCTGGGAAATCAGGCAGCACTACCTTCCTGCCCAGGCCACTGGACGCTTCCTGCTGAAGG GCCATAGGAAAAGCAGCAAGGTAGATGTGGTGGTGGGTGAGGCTGACCCCAGCAGCTTTGTCATCCTCTACTACCAGAAGGGCCGCAACGTCTCTGTTAAGCTCTATG GACGGACCAGCCTAGTCAGTGACGCTGTCGTGGACAAGTTCGAGCGGCACATCAGGGCTGTGGGTCTGAGTGAGGATGTGACCTACTACTTCCCTACCTACG GGTTTTGTGACTCTGCCGATGAGTTTCACGTCCTCGATG aaACGAAGCTGTAG
- the LOC120761783 gene encoding lipocalin-15-like isoform X2, whose amino-acid sequence MTAALPSLALALLCLLRAGAQVPVQPDLDTEKFAGVWHVTAIASNCSIFLKMKDGMKSSMAIISFMPEGDLAMKLVWPLMDKCQTFELLFQQSEQAGHYMGAQEKRDLRVMETDYSYYAVLHEAHHSEGEPSTALQLLTREQDVSPQLLQKFMELISTMGLTEDMLAILPKSDQCTRDIS is encoded by the exons atgacagcagcactgcccagcctggctctggccctgctctgcctgctgcgGGCAGGGGCCCAGGTGCCCGTGCAGCCGGACTTGGACACCGAGAAG TTTGCAGGGGTGTGGCATGTCACAGCCATCGCTTCCAACTGCTCCATCTTCCTGAAGATGAAGGATGGAATGAAATCATCCATGGCCATCATCAGCTTCATGCCAGAAGGGGACCTGGCCATGAAGTTGGTCTGGCCCCT GATGGACAAATGCCAAACGTTTGAGCTGCTCTTCCAGCAGAGTGAGCAGGCGGGGCACTACATGG GAGCACAAGAGAAGAGGGATCTGCGTGTGATGGAGACAGACTACAGTTACTACGCTGTCCTGCACGAGGCCCATCACAGCGAGGGAGAGCCCAGCACGGcgctgcagctcctca CAAGGGAGCAGGACGTGAGCCCCCAGCTCTTGCAGAAGTTCATGGAGCTCATCTCCACCATGGGCCTGACTGAGGACATGCTGGCCATCCTGCCCAAGTCAG ATCAATGTACCAGGGACATCAG ctga